Part of the Marinobacterium rhizophilum genome is shown below.
CGAGGGCGCCAGGGCCCAGATCTGTGCGGGTAGCCTGGGCTGGCTGCTGCTGGTGATGCCGCCGGTGTTGCTGGCGTGGGGCTTGTCAGCCGTACCCCTGGTGGGTGAGCTGGCCGCCGTGCTCGGGTTGTACTGGGCGCTGGGACACCGCAGTTTGAGTGATCATGCACAACCGGTGTTCAGGGCCTTGCAACGGGGCGAAGAAGCCACGGCCCGCGAGCATGCAGCGCGAATAGTGAGTCGGGACGCCGCAACAATGGATATTGAAAAATCAACCATTGAGTCAATCCTGGAAAATGGCAACGATGCGGTGTTTGGCGCCCTGTTCTGGTACGCGGTGGCGGGCCTGCCGGGGGCCGTGCTGTTCCGCCTGGCCAACACCCTGGATGCCAGCTGGGGCTACCGCTCGCCGCGCTACCTGCATTTTGGCCGGGCCAGCGCCCGCATTGACGATGCGCTGAACTGGCTGCCGGCGCGCCTCACCGCGCTGAGCTACACATTGCTGGGCCAGACCCGCGTTGCACTGCGCTGCTGGGATACCCAGGCCCACGCCTGTGACAGTCCCAATGGCGGCCCGGTGATGGCGGCAGGCGCAGGCGCCCTGGGCATTCGCCTGGGCGGGCCTGCGCGCTACCGCGGTCAGTGGCAGCAAAAACCCTGGCTGGGGCTGGGGCCCGATCCGGGCGCGGCCGATATTCCGCGGGCGCTCAGGCTGGTGCGTTCCGCTGTTGCGCTCTGGCTGCTGGTTCTGCTGGCTGCGGGGCTCTTGAGCGCGTTGCACTGACTTTTCGCTAACGCCCATGACTGATTGAATGCGGATACTCACAATGCTGCAACATGGCGGACGCCTGCGGGCGGCGGCCCGACAACAGGGTATTGCACTGCACCACTGGCTGGACCTTTCCACCGGCCTTAATCCCCATGGCTGGCCTGTGCCGGCGCTGGACCCGCAGTGCTGGGCGAGGCTGCCGGAGGAGGGCGACGGTCTGGAAGAAGCCGCCCGTGAGTACTACGGCGCCCAAAACCTGTTACCCGTGGCCGGTTCCCAGGTGGCGATTCAGGCCCTACCACGGCTGCGGGCAAGCTGCAGGGTGGCCATCATGGCACCGGGCTACCGCGAGCACGAACAAGCCTGGCGCGCCGCCGGGCATGCGGTGCAACTGCTGTCTGTGGAGCAGCTGCGCCATGAGTTGCCGGCGTGCGAGGTGCTGGTGCTGATTCATCCGGGCAACCCCGGTGCCGAGCGCTTCAGTGTTGCTGAGCTGCTGGCCTGGCAGGCTGAAATGGCGGCGCGGGGCGGCTGGCTGCTGCTGGACGAGGCCTTTATCGACTGCACGCCAGGGGCAAGCCTGGCCATGCACGCAGGCCGCCCCGGGCTGATCGTGCTGCGCTCGCTGGGCAAGTTCTTTGGCCTGGCCGGTATCCGGGTGGGCTTTGTGCTGGCGCCGCCCGCCGTTCTCACGCCATTGCGTGAACTGCTCGGGCCCTGGTCGATTTCAGGGCCGGCCCGGGCGGTGGCGACCCTGGCACTGCAAGACAAGGCCTGGCAGGACAGCATGCGTGTGCAGCTGGAGGCTGAAAGCAGCAGGCTGTCGGACCTGCTGCGCCAGCATCACTTACCCCCCACTGCGGGCTGCGCCCTGTTTCAGTGGGTCCGTACCCCGCAGGCCCCACAGCTGCACCGGGCGCTGGCCCAGCGGGCCATTCTGACACGCGAATTCGAAAATCCTGCAAGCCTGCGCTTTGGGCTGCCAGCGGATGAAGCCGGCTGGGCCCGGCTGGATAACGCACTGACGGAGATCAACCCATGACTGCCAGAACCCTGATGATCCAGGGCACCACATCCGATGCCGGCAAGAGTACCCTGGTGGCCGGGTTGTGCCGTGTACTGGCGCGCCGGGGCATCGCGGTGGCGCCCTTCAAGCCCCAGAACATGGCGCTCAACAGTGCCGTGACGGTGAATGGCGGCGAGATTGGCCGCGCCCAGGCCGTGCAGGCCCAGGCCTGTTACCTGGCACCGCACACGGACATGAACCCGGTGCTGCTGAAACCCAATTCCGATACCGGCGCCCAGGTGATTATCCACGGCCATGCCATCGCCAATATGGAGGCCGGCATCTATCACGACTACAAAAGGGTTGCCATGCAGGCGGTGCTCGAATCCCACGGCCGTCTATGTGCGCAGTATCGTGCAGTGTTGGTGGAGGGGGCGGGCTCGCCGGCCGAGATCAACCTGCGGGACCGGGATATCGCCAACATGGGCTTTGCCGAGGCGGTGGACTGCCCGGTAATCCTGATTGCCGATATCGATCGCGGCGGCGTTTTTGCGCATTTGGTGGGCACGCTGGAACTGCTGAGCGCATCGGAGCAAGCCCGGGTGGCAGGGTTCGTGATCAACCGTTTTCGCGGTGATATTGCGCTGCTGCAGTCCGGCCTCGACTGGCTCGAAGCGCGCACCGGCAAACCGGTGCTCGGCGTGCTGCCCTATCTGCATGGCCTGCACCTGGAGGCCGAGGATGCGGTGTCACGGGAGCAGCAGAGCCGCCCCGAGGGCGACTGCCTGCGGGTGCAGGTGCCGGTGCTGCCCCATATCAGCAACCACACCGATTTCGATGCGTTGCGCCTGCACCCCCAGGTGGATATCGAGTTCGTCGGTCCTGGCGAACAGCCTGGCCCCGCCGACCTGGTAATCCTGCCGGGTTCAAAATCGGTGCGCAGCGACCTGCGCTGGCTGCGCGAGCAAGGCTGGGAGGCGCATATCCGGCGTCATCTGCGTTACGGTGGCAAGCTTGTCGGTATCTGTGGCGGTTACCAGATGCTGGGCCAGCAGGTGCATGATCCGCTGGGGATTGAAGGCACGCCTGGCAGCAGTGCCGGCCTGGGGTTGCTGGATATTGAAACCCGGCTTGAGGCCCGCAAGCAGTTGCGTAACGTGACGGGCACCCTCAGGCTCAACGGTGCCGCGGTGGCGGGGTACGAAATCCATCTGGGGGTTAGCGAGGGGCCCGGCCTGCAGCGTCCGGCGCTGCAGCTGGACGGCCGGGCCGAAGGTGCCCTGAGCGAGGATGGCCAGATCCTGGGGTCCTATCTCCACGGCCTGTTCGATCAGGCCAGCGCCACCGATGCCCTGCTGGGCTGGGCCGGTTTTGCCGGGGCGCAGACGCCGGATTACCAGGCGCTGCGCGAAGCCGGTATCGATCGGCTGGCGGACTGCCTGGAAACGCACCTGGACCTGGCCGCAGTGGACCGGTTGCTGGGGCTCTGAGTGGCTTGCGTTGCCAATGTCGCCGTGTCGGTCTATCAGGGCATCAGCAACACATAGGCGGCGAACAGCAGCCAGGAAAGCCCCAGTAAACTCCAGGGCAGCGCAGCGCCAGCCCTGGCGGCGGGGGCGCTGGCGTCGGGCTCCGGTGTGTCCTGGGCTTCCTGCGCCTGGGCCTTTACCTGCTTGATCTGCTTGTTCAGTTCCCGCGATCTGGCCTTGTGCTGCTTCTTGTACTCATCAATGCCACGCTGAATGCCCCTGGCGATCAGCTTGGTCTGCTCTTTCGTTTGCCCCGGTTGCTGCGTGGCGCGGGCGACCTTCAGGGCCTCGTCCTGGGTTTCGGGGGAGGGGGCTTTCTGCTTGGAATATCTGACCATCGGTATCTTTTTACCCTGGGTGTGAACCTTGATTGCCAAAGGTGACCGCGATTCGGCGTGGCTTATTCATCGCTACTGGTCCGTGGCTGAGTCAGGCATTGTCGATTTTACGCAAGGGAACTGCTGGCCTGCGAGGTTTCTCTGGGCTTGCTCGGAACATATCGGCAACCTGTCACTGGCCTTAAAACACCGCAAGAACCTGCTTGAACCAGCCGGTCCTCGCTTCGGTCAGCATTCTCGGACTCCTAATCGCTGCTCGAGTCCTGCGATTTGCTCGCGGGCTTGGTTTCCTCAAAGGTATGGAAAAACATCCAGTAACAGTAAAAAACAAAGCCCAGTGACACCATGCCCCAGAACGGACTGTTAGTTACCCACTCGAACACGGACCAGAGCACGCAGAATACGGTCGCGGCAACGCGTCGCCACAGGGGCTGAAAAAAAACCAGGTCCGTTTCGCGCATTAAGCTATTCCTGTAAAGGTAAAAGTCAGGCGCCAGTATAAACGATTTCTATCGTGGCTTAATGGCTGACGTTGACGGGTTAAAACTCAGTCGCCGGGACATGGTCCGGCAGTGTAGGTACTGCAAGGTTGTCTTCAGTGCACAGAATTGGTGTGCCTTCGCCGACCAGAGCCACTGCAGTCAGCGGCGCCAGGTCGATGATCAATTATGAGGGCCCGATGAATGGCAGGCTTTGGCCTGAAAACCTGGCCGGAGTGAGTCGGGCTACCCTGTTTGTCCCACAATTCTTCGAAGAACCAAGTAAAGGGAACCCTGCCAAGGACTCCCTTTTTCTATTGGCCGACTGCGGATGCGTCAGGTTTTCGTGCCAACAGCGATCGGTGATGAGGGGCCCCTTGTGATGGCTTAGGTCGTCAGGTTTTCTTGCTGCGCTTGTTCTGGCGGTGCATGTCGACCACCACGGCCACAACGATAATCGCGCCCTTGATGATGTCCTGGTAGTAGGCATCCACACGCAGGAAGGTGAAGCCGGAGAGCATTACACCCAGGATCAGTGCGCCGATCACGGTGCCGGTGATACGGCCGCGGCCACCGGACAGCGAGACCCCGCCGATTACGGCGGCGGCGATGGCATCCAGTTCGTACATCAGCCCCATGCCGGCCTGGGCGGTCTTGATGCGGGCGATGGCGACCATGGCGGCCAGGCCTGCCAGGAGGCCGGCGATCATGTAGACCTTGATCAGGTGCGACTCGATGTTGATGCCGGATACGCGGGCCGCCTGGGGGTTGGCGCCGATGGCGTAGGTGAACTTGCCGAAGCGGGTGTAGCGCATCACGATATGGAACACGGCGGCGACGACCAGGAAGATGACCACCGGGGCCCAGCGGCCCATGCCGTTACCCAGCATGGCGAAGCTTTCGGTGAAGCCGGAGACCGGGCTGCCATCGGTGTACCAGCGGGCCACACCGCGGGCGGAAACCATCATGCCCAGGGTGGCAATAAAGGGCGGAATCCTGGTTTTGGTGATGAGCCAGCCGTTGACAAAACCGGCGGCGGCGCCAACCGCGAGGCCGACCATCAGCGGGATAAACCAGGGCAGGTCGACCAGGGCCGGGTGAATGATTTTCGGCCAGTTGGCATCCTGGGCAAAGGTGGCGGCGACCATGGCGCTCATGGCCACCACGGAGCCGGATGACAGGTCGATGCCGCCGGTAATGATGACCTGGGTCACGCCCACGGCGATGATGCCGATAACGGAGACCTGCAGAATGATAATCTGCAGGCGGCTCATGTTGCCCAGAAAGCTCTGGCCGACGAGGAACCAGCCGAGCACTTCAAAGAAGGCGGCGATACCGAACAGCACCAGCAGAATGCTGAATTCCTGCGGCAGGCGCTTTTTGGATGGCGCCGCGAGGGTGGCGGCGGGAGCTGTTGTGGTTTGAGTTGACATATCTACCTCTCAAAATTTCCTGAAACGGCGTTAATTGTTATTGGGCAGCCAGGTTCATGACTGCGACCTGACCGGCTTGTGCGCGATCCAGGATTCCGGTGCAGTGGCCCTCGTGCATGACCAGGACGCGGTCGCTCATCCCCAGGACTTCAGGCATTTCGGACGAGATCATGATCACGGCCACGCCCTTGTGGGCCAGCTGGGTAATCAGGCTGTGAATCTCCGACTTGGCCCCGACATCGATGCCGCGGGTCGGTTCATCGAGGATCAGGATTCTGGGGTTGGTCAGCAGCCAGCGCCCGATCAGGACCTTCTGCTGGTTGCCGCCGGACAGGTTCTCGATGCACTCGTGCATGTTCGGCGTTTTTACACGCAACTTCTGACAGATTTCCAGGCAGGCCTTTTCAAGCTTTTCCTCCAGCACGAAGCCGTTTTTCACGAAGTCGTCATGAATGACCGCCAGCTGGGCGTTTTCCTGGATATCCAGCGGCAGGAAGCAACCCGTTTCCTTGCGGTCTTCCGTCAGAAAGGCCATGCCCAGCTTGATGGCATCGTGGGCGCACTGGATGCTGACCGGCTGGCCATTGATCGCGATGCTGCCGGATGTGGCGGGCGTGACGCCGAACAGGGTTTCCGCCACATTGGAGCGGCCCGACCCCACCAGGCCGGCAAAGCCGAGAATTTCGCCAGCGCGCAGGTCGAAGGAGATATTCTCAAATATGCCTTCCAGGCTGAGGTTCTGTACCGACAGCACCACATCGCCCAGTTCTACCTCTTCCTTGGGGAACATCTGGGTGATCTCGCGGCCGACCATCATCTCGATGATGTCGTCGCGGGTCACGTCCGAAGAGGGGTGGGTGGCGATGTAATGGCCGTCGCGAAACACCGAAAACTCGTCGGCGATCTCGAACAGCTCGTTCATTTTGTGGGTGATATAGACAATGCCGATGCCCTGTTCACGCAGGCCGCGAATGATTTCGAACAGGTGCGCCACTTCCTTTTCGGTAATGGCGGAGGTGGGCTCGTCCATGATCAGGACATCGGAATTGAAGGACACCGCCTTGGCGATCTCCACCATCTGGCGGTTGGCCACCGAGAGTTCGCTCACCTCGGCATCCGGGTCCAGATGGATATTAAGTCGGTCAAACAGTTCGGCGGTCATCTGGTGCATCCGGGCGTGATTCACCAGCCCGAAGGCATTGCGCGGTTCGCGGCGAATCCAGATGTTTTCCGCCACCGACATGGAATTCATCAGCAACAGCTCCTGGTGAATCATGGCGATGCCGGCTTGCTGGGCGGCAAGGGGGGTGGCCAGGTGGACGGCTTCACCGCGCAGCCGGATCTCGCCGGCGTCGGGGTGGTAGATGCCGGCGATGATCTTCATCAGGGTCGACTTGCCGGCACCGTTTTCGCCCATCAGGGCATGCACAGTGCCAGGGCGCACGCGCAGCGAGACGTTATCCAGCGCGACGACGCCGGGAAACTCCTTGCGCGCGTTAACCACTTCAAGCACGTACTCGTAGGGTTTTGCGTGCGGCATTGCCTGTTTGGGTGATGCCGCGTCTTGCTGTGATGGGCTAACCATAACCTAACCTCTCCCTTGCGAACTGTTGTTGTTATTTAAGGTAGTTGTTCAGGTTGTCCGGGGTGACCAGCTCAAACGGAACCCATACCTTCTTGTCGGTTTTTTCGCCCTTGGCCAGCTTGATGGCCGTGGTCACGGCGCCGGCTCCCTGGCCGGTGGCGCTCTGATACACGGTGACATCCAGGTCGCCGGCTCGCATGGCGGCCAGTGCATCGGCGGTGGCGTCGATGCCGGCGACGATAACGGAGTCCATGCTGCGGCCCGAGGCTTTCAGTGCCTGGATGGCGCCAATGGCCATTTCATCGTTATTGGAAATGACGGCGTCGAATTCGGTGCCCGCCGCGATCCAGTTGGTCATCAGGTTGTTGCCCTTGGTGCGATCCCACTCGGCAGTCTGCTCGGCAACCACTTCGAGGCCCGCGCATTCCGGCGTGGCGATGACATCGTGGATATCCTTGGTGCGCTGAATGGCGGCCTGGTTGGACAGCTCGCCCATCATGATCAGTACCTTGCCCTTGCCGTTCATCAGACGGCAGACTTCCTGGGTCTGGTAGGTGCCGGATTCCACTTCGTTGGAAGCCACAAATGCCTGGTTGTCGGGCAGCATGTCGATATTGATTGGCTGGCGGTTAACGTAGACCAGTGGGATGCCGGCGGCGATGGCGTCGTCACTCATGGAGACGGTGGCGTCGGTATCAACCGGGTTGACGATGATGGCATCGACGCCCGAAGCGATGAAATTCTGAATCTGGTTGAGCTGGGTACCGACTTCGTTCTTGGCATCTTCGATCTGAATCTGGACACCTTCCTGCTCGGATTGCTTCTCGATACCGTTGCGCAGGGTCGTAAGGAAGTTGTCGTCAAACAGTGCCATGGATACGCCGATCTTGAGGCTGTCCGCCATCGCAGCGGGAGCGGCGAGAACGGCGCTGAGCGTGGCGCAGAGCAGAGCTTTTTTGGTGCTGATCATGACTTTCTCCTGATAGGACTTCAGTCTGGAATGAGTTGGAACGCCCATTCCAGCCGTCTATTTATAATTGTTATGGTTCAAGTCGCATCACCGGGCCTGCGCTGCCGCCCCAGGGGTCATGGTTATGCGGTCTGTCCATCCTGTGGCCCGAATAACGCAGCAGTGCAGTGTCCTGTGCAGTGTCTTGCATGGTGTTCTGCACAGAGCCTGTTGCGATGCCATTGCTTGAACACACCCCGATTCTATGAAATTTATATTCTGATTGGTAGTGTTAATAGAATAAATATTCTGTTTCTGTCGATTCAGCTGTTCCATTTCCGGGTGCTGCGCTGCCGGAGCCCAGGGAGTACGGGCCCTGGATGCCCGCTGGCCAGCGGGCGCATCGGCACGTTTTTGATGTTGTGCAGAACAGGTGGTCAGACGGAACATCAGCAATTTTCCGCCGTGTACAGGATAAAGGGCAGGACGGGGGGAGCGGCTGGCGCCGGGCTGCCGTTGTCCCGCTGTTGCAGGGCCGCGAGCAGCTGGCTGATGCTGTCGTCGGCCAGCTGGCGCAGGGGTGTCGACACGACCAGGGTGACGACGCCATCGATCAGGGCCTGGCGGGCTTCGGGGGTCAGTTCCTGGATGATGACGCACAGTGGCCGCTCGAGCTGCGCTTCCCTGAGCGCACGCAGCACGCCTTCGGTGCCGCCGCTGGCCACATACAGGCCGCACAGGTCCGGCTGCTGGTGGATCAGTGTCCGGGTACCGCGATAGGCGATGTCTGCGTCGTCCAGGCTTACCAGGTGCTCCAGCACCTCGATCTGGGGTGCCTGCTCGCGACAGTAGGAACGAAAGCCCATTTCGCGCAATTCGTGGCCGACGAAGCGATGGCTGCCCACGAAGATACCCACCTTGCCCGCCTGCCTTGTCAGCTGCGCCATGGCCCAGCCGGCGCTGCGACCTACCTTGCGGTTGTCCAGGCCCATGTAGGGGCGCATCGGGTTGCTACCCAGTGGCGACAACAGTGCCACCACCGGGATACCGCGGGCTTCTGCCGCTTCGATTGCGCCCAGGATGGTCGGGTGCTCGTAGCACACCAGCGCCAGTGCATCGCAGTTTTCTGCCAGCTGGTCTATCTGGCGGGCCAGGGCGCGGGGGCCTGAATCATCTATAAAGGCAAACTGCGCGCGCCCGAGCATCCGGGGCTGCAGGTCAGCGCGGGTCTGCAACGCCTGTTCCAGCACCTGGTGTAGTTCCCGGTAGAACGGCTGTTGCACGCTCTGCAACAGAAATCCTAGCCGGTACGGGCGGGTATCGCTGGTGGTGTCCGGCTGTACATCGCTGACTGGATAGCCCGTGAGCCGGGCGGCGTCGAGCACGCGTTCGGCGGTTTTGTTTTTCACGGGGGCGCGCCTGTTCAGCACGCGGTCTACAGTGGATACGCTCAGGCCGGCGGCCCGCGCAACATCGGTTATGGTCGGGCGACTGGACATGGTATTGATCACTATTGCTATATTTATGGCCGCAATAATGAGAGAAATGAAAGATTATGTCAAAGCGGGTATTGCTGATTTTACGCGGTAAAATTCGGCTTAACCGCAGGGTTGGGTGGCATTGCCTGTCATTGAGTGAATGTCTTTCACGCAGCTGGAATTAAAAAAGACATATTTTTCATGTCATTTTAATTGAAATAAAAATTCCAGAAAGTATAGTGATCGGTATGTTTATTCCGTATGGCGCCAGGCAGGTAATCCGCCACGCAAGGCGCGGGTTACAGGCCGGGTCCTAAAGCTGATAGGTACAATAATATGAAAATCGCCCTTGATCCTTACATGCACCGCCACCTGTCGTTGCCCGAGATCTGCCGCCTGACGGCTGAACTGGGTTACGAGCATATCGAACTGTCGCCCCGGGCGGATTTTCTGCAGTGGTGGACGCGCCCGCGGGTGTACCCTGAGCGCATTCAGGCCTTCAAGAAGGCCATGAAGGATCACGGTGTGGGCCTGGCGACGCTGCAGCCCATGTACCGCTGGTCCAGCCCCTACGAGGACGAGTGGGCAATGGCGATGGACAACTGGAAACGCACCATCGAAATCGCCGTGGAGATGGACGCGCCCCTGCTGATTTCCGAGTTCGGCCGTGGTGGTTCCCCCGAGCGCTCTGGCGCTGACCGCAGCGGGCGCCATACGCCCGAAGCCTGCGAGAACGCCTTCTGGCGCTCAATGGATGTGCTGGTCCCGATACTGGAGCGTGAAGGCCTGACGCTCAGCGTCGAGCCGCACCCCGAAGACTGGGTCGAAACCATGGACCCGGCCGTCGAGATCATCAAGACCATCAAGTCCAAGGCGCTGAAGTGCTCCTACATCGCGCCGCATTCGTTCTACTACGGCGATGATATGGCCCAGTCCATCCGTGCCACCCGGGACATACTGGTGCATGCTCGCGTGGCCGATACTTTCAACCACAAGGCATCGTCCAACCTGCGCTACATCGTCAACCCGCCGGGCTCCCAGGCACGGGTGCATCAGCACCTGGATATGGGCGAAGGCGAGATCGACTGGGATGTCTTCTTCAGCACCCTGGCGGAGATCGGTTTCGATGGCGTGCTGTCGAGCTGCGTGTTTGCCTGGGAAGAGCGGGCCGAAGCCTCATCGCGCTACATGCGTGATGAAGTCCAGCGTTACGTCGACAAGTATTTCAAGTAGTTGCGGGTCCACCCGCAGGGGGTGATATCAGGCGCCCCCGTGTCTGTAAAAAACTAATAATCCAACAAAGACGAGTCCGCTATGACAATCAACATAGGTGTAATCGGTACAGGCGCAATTGGCGAGGATCACGCTCGCAGAATCACCCAGACGCTGGCAGGTGGCCAGGTCGTGGCGGTCACGGATGTAAACCAGGAACAGGCACGCGGCGTGGTTGAGCGCCTGGGCCTGCAGGCCGAGGTCTATGCCAACGGCATGGAACTGATCGCCGCCGACAATGTGGACGCCATCCTGGTGTGCTCCTGGGGCCCGACCCACGAGGAATTCGTGCTGGCCGCCATTGCCGCCGGCAAGTATGTGTTCTGTGAAAAGCCCCTGGCGGTGACCGCCGAAGGCTGTCTGAACATCGTCAAGGCGGAAGTGGCTGCCGGCAAGCGCCTGGTGCAGGTAGGCTTCATGCGCCGCTACGACAAGGGCTACCAGATGCTCAAGCAGTCCATCGACAGCAATGACATCGGCGCGCCGCTGATGCTGCACTGCGCCCACCGCAACCCCACGGTGCCGGATCGTTATGTCACCAGCATGGCAATCGTCGATACCGCCATTCACGAGCTGGATGCGCTGCGCTGGCTGCTGGATGACGACTACAAGAGCATGCAGGTGGTGTACCCAAGGCGCACCAAGAACCGTTTCGAGCACCTGGCGGACCCGCAGATCCTGCTGATCGAAACCCTCAAGGGTGTGCGTATCGACCTGGAAATTTTCGTCAACTGCCAGTACGGCTACGACATCCAGTGCTCTGTGGTGGGTGAGGAAGGCATTGCCAACCTGCCGGAACCCCAGAGCCTGCAGATGCGCAAGGGCGCCAAACTGTCCCACGAAATCCTGGTGGACTGGAAAGACCGCTTTATCGAGTCCTACGACGTGGAACTGCAGGACTTTATCCGTGGCTGCGAGCAAGACAGCATCGGCGGGCCCAGCTCCTGGGACGGTTACGCCGCCGCCGTGGCTGCCGACGCCGCGGTAACGGCGCAGGAAAGCGGCCAGGTTGAGCCCGTGGTCATGGTCGAACGCCCGTCATTCTATAGCTGAGCCGTGGCCCCCGTTTTCCACTAATTGCCCTTATCCGTCGCTCCCGTGCGCGAGCGACGGATCAACCCAGGATATAAGTCATGCAGCCAGTAAAATTCTCCCTCAACCACATGGTTGCCCCATCCATGACGGCGTTCGAATTGCTCGACGCCGCCAGGGCACTGGGCCTCAAGGCGGTCGAACTGCGCAACGATGTGCAGCACAACAGCCTGAGCGAACTGGAAAACGCCCGCGCCATTGGCGCCCGGGCGCAGGAGCTGGGTATTGAAATCCTCAGTATCAACGCGCTCTATCCGTTCAATATCTGGAATGATGAACGGGCAGAGGCCGCCGAACACCTGGCGCAACTGGCCCATGCCTGCGGCGCCCAGGGCCTGGTCATGTGCCCGCTGAACGATGCTGCCTATACCGTATCCGCCGAAGAAAAGCAGGCAGGTCTGCTGCAAGCGCTGGCGGCGATCAAGCCGATTCTGGAGAGATACAACCTCAAGGGGTTTATCGAGCCGCTGGGGTTCCCGATCTCGTCCCTGCGCCTGAAGCGGGATGCCGTGGCGGCCATCGAAGCGCTGGATGCCGCGGATCGCTTTGGGCTGGTGCACGATACCTTCCATCACCAGGGCGCGGCGGAACACGAACTGTTCCCGCAGCACACCGGGCTGGTGCATATCTCCGGTGTGGAAGACCCTGCCATCTCCTTCGACGACATGCTGGATGCCCATCGCGTGCTGGTGGGGCCGAAGGATCGCCTGGGCAATGTCGGCCAGATCCGGGCGTTGCTGGCGGCTGGCTTCAGTGGTTACATTTCGTTTGAACCCTTTTCCAGTGACATCACCGGCCTGGCGGAGCCCTTGGTGGCGCTGGAGCAGAGCATCCGCTATATCAGTCAGCGGCTGGAGGTCGCCTGAGAAGGATGGCCTGATCATTTGTCTGCTAACTAAATAACTTAAGCACGAAAAGGGAGCCTGCGGGCTCCCTTTTCGTCGTCATTTCCGAGCCACTTCCAATCGATCTGACCTGTGCCACCAGGCGCATCCAAGCCGGTTGAATTCAAGACTGGCAGCCCCCCTGATACTGCCGGGATGGACTCTTCTTCGGCTTAGGGGCCTATCGGCGGAC
Proteins encoded:
- a CDS encoding substrate-binding domain-containing protein, with amino-acid sequence MKNKTAERVLDAARLTGYPVSDVQPDTTSDTRPYRLGFLLQSVQQPFYRELHQVLEQALQTRADLQPRMLGRAQFAFIDDSGPRALARQIDQLAENCDALALVCYEHPTILGAIEAAEARGIPVVALLSPLGSNPMRPYMGLDNRKVGRSAGWAMAQLTRQAGKVGIFVGSHRFVGHELREMGFRSYCREQAPQIEVLEHLVSLDDADIAYRGTRTLIHQQPDLCGLYVASGGTEGVLRALREAQLERPLCVIIQELTPEARQALIDGVVTLVVSTPLRQLADDSISQLLAALQQRDNGSPAPAAPPVLPFILYTAENC
- a CDS encoding sugar phosphate isomerase/epimerase family protein, whose translation is MKIALDPYMHRHLSLPEICRLTAELGYEHIELSPRADFLQWWTRPRVYPERIQAFKKAMKDHGVGLATLQPMYRWSSPYEDEWAMAMDNWKRTIEIAVEMDAPLLISEFGRGGSPERSGADRSGRHTPEACENAFWRSMDVLVPILEREGLTLSVEPHPEDWVETMDPAVEIIKTIKSKALKCSYIAPHSFYYGDDMAQSIRATRDILVHARVADTFNHKASSNLRYIVNPPGSQARVHQHLDMGEGEIDWDVFFSTLAEIGFDGVLSSCVFAWEERAEASSRYMRDEVQRYVDKYFK
- a CDS encoding Gfo/Idh/MocA family protein — protein: MTINIGVIGTGAIGEDHARRITQTLAGGQVVAVTDVNQEQARGVVERLGLQAEVYANGMELIAADNVDAILVCSWGPTHEEFVLAAIAAGKYVFCEKPLAVTAEGCLNIVKAEVAAGKRLVQVGFMRRYDKGYQMLKQSIDSNDIGAPLMLHCAHRNPTVPDRYVTSMAIVDTAIHELDALRWLLDDDYKSMQVVYPRRTKNRFEHLADPQILLIETLKGVRIDLEIFVNCQYGYDIQCSVVGEEGIANLPEPQSLQMRKGAKLSHEILVDWKDRFIESYDVELQDFIRGCEQDSIGGPSSWDGYAAAVAADAAVTAQESGQVEPVVMVERPSFYS
- a CDS encoding TIM barrel protein, whose translation is MQPVKFSLNHMVAPSMTAFELLDAARALGLKAVELRNDVQHNSLSELENARAIGARAQELGIEILSINALYPFNIWNDERAEAAEHLAQLAHACGAQGLVMCPLNDAAYTVSAEEKQAGLLQALAAIKPILERYNLKGFIEPLGFPISSLRLKRDAVAAIEALDAADRFGLVHDTFHHQGAAEHELFPQHTGLVHISGVEDPAISFDDMLDAHRVLVGPKDRLGNVGQIRALLAAGFSGYISFEPFSSDITGLAEPLVALEQSIRYISQRLEVA